A window from Solanum stenotomum isolate F172 chromosome 7, ASM1918654v1, whole genome shotgun sequence encodes these proteins:
- the LOC125871605 gene encoding AMP deaminase, which produces MDAHTVHLAMAALVGASIVAVSAYYMHRKTLNQLLEFAKAIEKDRDPDGVETEDGGGGYSRNYAVKRRNRSRSKGSNGYYRGSSASFPDVMMAKSGEVEERRNGPIHVDSIPAGLPRLHTLPEGKSRSTHSLRPTSPKSPVASASAFESIEGSDEEDNITGTTKLDTAYLHTNGNAGQDADGEQIAVAAAASMIRSHSISGDLHGVQPDPIAADILRKEPEQETFVRLKISPGETPSADEAEVYRNLQVCLEMRQSYVFKEAVAPWVKEVISDPCTPKPNPNPFEFTPEGKSDHYFQMEDGVVHVYANEDSTEKLFPVADATTFFTDFHHILKVIAAGNIRTLCHHRLVLLEQKFNLHLMLNADREFLAQKSAPHRDFYNVRKVDTHVHHSACMNQKHLLRFIKSKLRKEPDEVVIFRDGTYMTLKEVFESLDLTGYDLNVDLLDVHADKSTFHRFDKFNLKYNPCGQSRLREIFLKQDNLIQGRFLAELTKQVFSDLSASKYQMAEYRISIYGRKMSEWDQLASWIVNNELYSENVVWLIQLPRLYNIYKEMGIVTSFQNILDNIFLPLFEVTVDPDSHPHLHIFLKQVVGLDLVDDESKPERRPTKHMPTPAQWTNVFNPAFSYYVYYCYANLYTLNKLRESKGMTTIKFRPHSGEAGDIDHLAATFLTSHNIAHGINLRKSPVLQYLYYLAQIGLAMSPLSNNSLFLDYHRNPLPMFFLRGLNVSLSTDDPLQIHLTKEALVEEYSIAASVWKLSACDLCEIARNSVYQSGFSHALKSHWIGKEYYKRGPDGNDIHRTNVPHIRLEFRDMIWREEMQQVYLGKAVFPSFVDP; this is translated from the exons ATGGATGCACATACGGTTCATCTAGCGATGGCGGCACTAGTTGGAGCATCGATTGTAGCGGTATCCGCCTACTATATGCACCGAAAAACCCTAAATCAGTTACTAGAGTTTGCAAAAGCCATAGAAAAGGATAGGGACCCTGATGGCGTGGAAACGGAGGATGGCGGCGGCGGATACTCGAGGAACTACGCAGTGAAGAGGCGGAACCGTAGCCGGAGTAAAGGGAGTAATGGATATTATCGCGGTTCTTCTGCTTCATTTCCGGATGTGATGATGGCAAAATCAGGTGAGGTTGAGGAAAGGAGGAATGGTCCGATACATGTGGATTCTATTCCAGCCGGTTTACCCAGGCTTCATACTCTTCCTGAAG ggaAATCAAGATCTACACATTCGCTTAGACCAACTTCTCCGAAGTCTCCAGTTGCAAGTGCAAGTGCATTTGAAAGTATAGAAGGATCAGATGAGGAAGACAATATTACGGGCACTACTAAACTTGACACTGCGTATCTACACACTAATGGGAATGCG GGCCAAGATGCAGACGGGGAACAAATAGCTGTGGCTGCAGCAGCAAGTATGATTCGCTCACACAGTATCTCTGGTGACTTGCACGGTGTTCAACCTGATCCAATAGCTGCAGATATTCTACGGAAAGAGCCAGAGCAAGAAACATTTGTACGACTGAAGATATCCCCTGGTG AGACACCATCTGCCGATGAAGCGGAAGTCTACCGAAACTTGCAAGTTTGTCTTGAAATGAGACAGAGTTATGTATTCAAGGAGGCTGTTGCTCCTTGGGTGAAGGAAGTAATCTCTGATCCATGCACCCCAaagccaaatccaaatccattTGAATTTACTCCTGAAGGGAAATCTGAT CATTATTTTCAGATGGAAGATGGAGTTGTTCATGTATATGCAAATGAAGATT CTACGGAGAAACTTTTTCCTGTTGCTGATGCTACTACCTTTTTCACCGACTTCCATCACATCCTCAAAGTAATAGCAGCTGGGAACATCCGGACTTTATGCCACCATCGCCTAGTGCTTCTGGAACAA AAATTCAATCTACATTTGATGCTTAATGCGGATCGAGAGTTCCTTGCTCAGAAAAGTGCACCTCATCGTGACTTCTACAATGTGAGGAAGGTTGATACACATGTTCATCACTCAGCATGCATGAATCAGAAACATTTGTTGAGATTTATCAAGTCAAAGTTGAGGAAGGAGCCTGATGAg GTTGTGATATTTCGCGATGGAACTTATATGACCTTAAAGGAAGTTTTTGAGAGCTTAGATTTGACTGG GTATGACCTCAATGTTGACCTGTTAGATGTTCATGCTGACAAAAGCACCTTTCATCGTTTTGACAAATTTAATCTGAAGTACAATCCCTGCGGTCAAAGTAGGCTGAGGGAAATTTTCCTTAAGCAGGATAATCTTATACAAG GTCGTTTTCTTGCTGAGCTGACTAAGCAAGTATTTTCTGATCTTTCTGCGAGCAAATATCAA ATGGCAGAATACAGGATATCAATATACGGCCGAAAGATGAGCGAGTGGGACCAACTTGCTAGCTGGATAGTGAACAATGAACTGTACAGCGAGAATGTTGTCTGGTTGATTCAG CTTCCGAGACTGTATAACATATACAAAGAAATGGGGATTGTGACATCATTTCAAAATATCCTTGACAACATCTTTCTGCCCTTGTTTGAGGTCACTGTTGACCCAGATTCACATCCCCACCTGCACATCTTCTTGAAGCAG GTTGTTGGATTGGATTTGGTGGATGATGAAAGCAAACCAGAAAGAAGGCCTACCAAACACATGCCTACACCTGCTCAATGGACTAACGTATTCAATCCTGCATTCTCATACTATGTCTACTATTGTTATGCTAATCTCTACACCCTGAACAAG TTGCGTGAGTCAAAAGGCATGACGACCATCAAATTCCGGCCACATTCTGGGGAG GCTGGAGATATTGACCACCTTGCCGCAACATTTTTAACATCTCATAATATTGCTCATGGTATCAATTTGAGAAAGTCTCCGGTTCTTCAATACTTATATTACTTGGCTCAG ATTGGTTTGGCAATGTCTCCTCTTAGTAacaattctttatttttggaCTACCATCGGAATCCTTTGCCCATGTTCTTCTTGAGGGGCCTGAATGTTTCTCTTTCAACGGATGATCCTTTGCAAATTCACTTAACAAAAGAAGCTCTGGTTGAAGAGTATAGTATAGCTGCGTCA GTTTGGAAGTTGAGTGCATGTGATTTATGTGAGATCGCCCGCAATTCAGTTTACCAGTCCGGTTTCTCACATGCGCTAAAG TCCCACTGGATTGGGAAGGAGTATTACAAGAGAGGACCAGATGGAAATGATATTCATAGGACAAATGTGCCTCATATCAGGCTTGAATTCCGCGATATG ATATGGAGGGAGGAGATGCAACAGGTTTATCTAGGCAAGGCTGTATTTCCTTCATTTGTTGACCCATGA